A stretch of Fusobacterium sp. DD2 DNA encodes these proteins:
- a CDS encoding antirestriction protein ArdA: MDDMQVYIANLGKYNEGELVGAWFTFPIDFEEVKEKIGLNDEYEEYAIHDYELPFTVDEYTSIGELNRLWEMVSELPEELQSELSALLTHFSSIEELSEHQEDIIIHSDCDDMYDVARYYIEETGALGEVPASLQNYIDYQAYGRDLDLSGTFISTNHGIFEIVY, encoded by the coding sequence ATGGACGATATGCAAGTCTATATTGCGAATTTAGGCAAATACAATGAGGGCGAATTGGTCGGTGCGTGGTTTACCTTTCCCATTGACTTTGAGGAAGTCAAAGAGAAAATCGGCTTGAATGATGAATATGAGGAATACGCCATTCATGACTACGAGTTACCCTTTACGGTTGACGAATACACTTCCATTGGCGAACTCAATCGACTATGGGAAATGGTATCGGAATTACCCGAAGAATTACAATCGGAGCTATCTGCTCTGCTCACTCATTTTTCAAGCATTGAAGAACTAAGCGAACATCAAGAGGATATTATCATTCATTCCGATTGTGATGATATGTATGACGTGGCACGCTACTACATTGAAGAAACGGGTGCTTTAGGCGAAGTACCAGCTAGTCTTCAAAACTATATTGATTATCAAGCCTATGGTCGGGATTTAGACCTTTCAGGAACGTTTATCTCAACCAATCATGGGATTTTTGAAATCGTCTATTAA
- a CDS encoding ATP-binding protein, with amino-acid sequence MAYPIKYIENNLVWNKDGECYAYYELVPYNYSFLSPEQKIQVHDSFRQLIAQNRDGKIHALQISTESSIRSAQERSKNEVTGKLKAVAYDKIDQQTDALISMIGENQVNYRFFIGFKLLLNDQEFSMKSLTVEAKNALSDFVYDVNHKLMGDFVSMSNDEILRFQKMEKLLENKISRRFKIRRLDKDDFGYLIEHLYGQTGTAYEEYEYHLSKKKLDNETLIKYYDLIKPTRCLVEEKQRYLKIQQEDETVYVAYFTINSIVGELDFPSSEIFYYQQQQFTFPIDTSMNVEIVANRKALSTVRNKKKELKDLDNHAWQSDNETSSNVAEALESVNELETNLDQSKESMYKLSYVVRVSANDLDELKRRCNEVKDFYDDLSVKLVRPFGDMLGLHEEFLPASKRYMNDYIQYVTSDFLAGLGFGATQMLGENEGIYVGYSLDTGRNVYLKPALASQGVKGSVTNALASAFVDSLGGGKSFANNLIVYYAVLYGAQAVIVDPKAERGRWKETLPEISHEINIVTLTSDEKNKGLLDPYVIMKNPKDSESLAIDILTFLTGISSRDGERFPILRKAIRAVTNSEVRGLMKVIEELRVENTPLSTSIADHIESFTDYDFAHLLFSNGYVEQSISLEKQLNIIQVADLVLPDKETSFEEYTTMELLSVAMLIVISTFALDFIHTDRSIFKIVDLDEAWSFLQVAQGKTLSMKLVRAGRAMNAGVYFVTQNTDDLLDEKLKNNLGLKFAFRSTDLNEIKKTLAFFGVDPEDENNQKRLRDLENGQCLISDLYGRVGVIQFHPVFEELLHAFDTRPPVRKEV; translated from the coding sequence ATGGCATATCCAATTAAATACATTGAAAACAATCTCGTCTGGAATAAAGACGGGGAATGTTATGCTTACTATGAGCTTGTTCCTTACAATTACTCATTTCTAAGTCCAGAACAGAAAATACAAGTGCATGATTCTTTCAGACAGCTTATCGCACAAAATCGTGATGGCAAAATTCATGCTTTACAAATCAGTACAGAATCCAGCATACGTTCTGCACAAGAGCGTTCCAAAAATGAAGTCACTGGCAAGCTCAAAGCGGTTGCCTATGACAAAATCGACCAACAGACAGACGCTTTAATATCCATGATTGGCGAAAATCAAGTGAACTACCGTTTCTTTATCGGCTTTAAGTTGCTTCTCAACGATCAGGAGTTTTCTATGAAAAGTCTTACCGTTGAAGCAAAAAATGCTTTGTCTGATTTTGTCTATGATGTGAACCATAAGCTGATGGGCGATTTTGTTAGTATGAGTAATGATGAAATCCTGCGTTTTCAGAAGATGGAAAAGCTCTTAGAAAATAAAATCTCTCGTCGTTTCAAAATCCGCAGGTTAGATAAGGACGACTTCGGCTATCTGATTGAACACCTTTACGGACAGACAGGCACTGCCTATGAAGAGTATGAGTACCATCTATCAAAGAAAAAGCTGGATAATGAAACGCTGATTAAATACTATGACTTGATTAAGCCTACTCGCTGTTTGGTGGAAGAAAAACAGCGATATTTGAAAATCCAGCAGGAAGATGAAACCGTCTATGTAGCTTACTTTACCATTAACAGCATTGTCGGAGAACTGGACTTCCCGTCCTCTGAAATCTTCTACTACCAGCAACAGCAATTTACATTCCCGATTGATACGTCAATGAATGTGGAAATTGTAGCGAATCGTAAAGCCCTATCTACTGTCCGCAATAAAAAGAAAGAACTGAAAGACTTGGATAACCACGCTTGGCAAAGTGATAATGAAACCAGCTCCAATGTGGCGGAAGCTCTGGAAAGTGTGAATGAGCTGGAAACCAATTTAGACCAAAGCAAGGAATCTATGTACAAGCTGTCTTATGTGGTAAGGGTATCAGCAAATGATCTTGACGAACTCAAACGTCGTTGTAATGAAGTGAAAGATTTTTATGACGATTTAAGCGTAAAACTGGTACGACCATTTGGGGATATGCTCGGCTTACATGAAGAATTTTTACCTGCCAGCAAGCGTTATATGAATGATTATATTCAATACGTGACCTCTGATTTCCTCGCTGGTTTAGGTTTTGGTGCTACTCAAATGCTGGGGGAAAATGAGGGGATTTATGTTGGCTACAGCTTAGATACTGGACGCAATGTCTATCTGAAACCTGCTCTTGCCAGTCAAGGGGTTAAGGGTTCAGTAACCAATGCGTTAGCGTCGGCTTTTGTTGATTCGCTGGGTGGTGGTAAATCCTTTGCGAATAACCTTATCGTCTATTATGCGGTGCTTTATGGGGCACAAGCAGTGATTGTAGACCCAAAAGCAGAACGTGGCAGATGGAAAGAAACCTTGCCAGAGATTTCCCATGAAATCAATATCGTCACTCTGACTTCTGATGAGAAAAACAAAGGCTTACTTGACCCTTATGTGATTATGAAAAATCCCAAAGATTCTGAATCACTGGCTATTGATATTCTGACATTCCTTACGGGGATTTCCTCTCGTGATGGGGAACGCTTCCCAATCCTTAGAAAAGCCATTCGTGCAGTAACCAATAGTGAAGTACGAGGGTTGATGAAAGTGATTGAGGAATTACGGGTTGAGAATACGCCACTAAGTACCAGTATAGCCGACCATATCGAAAGTTTTACAGACTATGACTTTGCACATTTATTATTCAGTAATGGTTATGTGGAGCAGTCTATCAGCTTAGAAAAACAACTGAACATTATACAGGTTGCGGACTTGGTACTTCCCGACAAGGAAACTTCCTTTGAGGAATATACCACTATGGAGCTTTTATCCGTTGCTATGCTGATTGTCATTAGTACCTTTGCTTTAGACTTTATCCATACAGACCGAAGCATTTTCAAGATTGTAGATTTAGACGAAGCATGGAGCTTTTTACAGGTAGCACAAGGAAAAACACTATCTATGAAGCTGGTTCGGGCTGGTCGTGCTATGAACGCTGGGGTATATTTCGTGACCCAAAATACAGACGACCTCTTAGATGAAAAACTGAAAAATAACCTCGGCTTAAAATTTGCATTTCGTTCCACTGACCTTAACGAGATTAAAAAGACCTTAGCCT
- a CDS encoding conjugal transfer protein → MKKIRSYTSIWSVEKVLYSINDFRLPFPITFTQMTWFVVSLFAVMILGNLPPLSMIEGAFLKYFGIPVAFTWFMSTKTFDGKKPYGFLKSVIAYALRPKLTYAGKKVTLGRNQPQEAITAVRSEFYGISN, encoded by the coding sequence ATGAAGAAAATACGAAGCTATACCAGTATCTGGTCTGTGGAAAAGGTACTGTATTCTATCAATGATTTTAGACTTCCGTTTCCCATAACCTTTACGCAAATGACATGGTTTGTCGTGTCACTCTTTGCAGTGATGATACTTGGCAACTTGCCCCCTCTTTCCATGATAGAGGGAGCATTTCTCAAATACTTTGGGATTCCTGTGGCTTTCACATGGTTTATGTCTACAAAAACTTTTGATGGTAAAAAGCCTTATGGATTTTTGAAGTCTGTCATTGCTTATGCACTGCGACCAAAGCTGACCTATGCAGGAAAAAAAGTAACGCTTGGCAGAAACCAGCCACAAGAAGCCATTACAGCAGTTAGGAGTGAATTTTATGGCATATCCAATTAA